The Procambarus clarkii isolate CNS0578487 chromosome 64, FALCON_Pclarkii_2.0, whole genome shotgun sequence genome includes a window with the following:
- the LOC123768987 gene encoding uncharacterized protein isoform X3, whose product MAYIYGEELAKLDTLNFTPVLNVTIFTKYLLTQGTNRPQDQHQPTNPKIAVTMPHKSLAEFLQINNIETTWILILGVSVLVARCECLRVLTLQEDGVMSDSTWARSTRISPRTPSTSACIRFKVFFFRPLTHVFSVASREETREMNGEIFVDYVRPIVSAAFYFLGISEPLQVLTWYHYCLTYNHSVAQIAAYLDGQLQGIISRNTTRWFSEATMVLGQYSINYLSGYTKTRSFSGQVTQAGVWGRTLAPAEVSQLASCGSDPPGLAIPWNHEWILNNASFIEVPEYEVCEKKSKSSYIKFLPMPFENARKFCAGLGGYMPVPQSLDHAKELLRIMFDPPVIKLIWLGATDELQEGVYINTHTGEEQKWFKWGSNDPNGLKWQNCLALDSDYLHDYPCHITMEAMCFLESQREWTLKGPCEEDKANYKYSLLHPAQGKVVFRGYYQYEIVEEDESWTWRNVIANKVVARLPFREARWPMGRRNWTVVDEVCDNNGTQLLQLSSCTNHDFTCKDGSCVPRFQRCDRRPDCLDGSDEQECRLVDRPLGYHHSLPPPNRIAGTPLPVGLKLKLVSLSLSDKDSYLDVTYHLNLTWWDLRIRFQNLKNASRLNQVPVTEYDSLWTPTLTLVNVRGTERTLVDNEAILTIHRQGHPLPDDLSIPEDVDVYLGMENQLSVERKYTSQFLCDLNLHLYPFDEQRCFLNLEVLSAATDFLVLDTNSSSVSYVGAELLIEYTEGRLRDEGGLSVDRTSGSRFSLHSDINITSQDFLLQDGGRVVAVQHLPHLLRYHLPRRNRLGSRREARRLLLQAPFPGESRSTWRACR is encoded by the exons atggcatatatatatggcGAGGAGCTCGCTAAACTCGACACTCTGAATTTTACTCCTGTCTTGAACGTTACTATCTTTACTAAGTATTTACTAACACAGGGGACTAATAGGCCTCAAGACCAACATCAACCTACAAACCCTAAAATCGCAGTAACTATGCCACACAAATCGCTTGCTGAATTTCTTCAAATAAATAACATAGAGACGACTTGGATTCTTATTTTAG GTGTGAGTGTATTGGTGGCGAGGTGTGAGTGTCTGAGGGTCTTGACGCTGCAGGAGGACGGCGTTATGAGTGACTCCACATGGGCTCGGAGTACACGGATTTCCCCTCGAACACCCTCCACCTCCGCCTGCATTAGGTTCAAGGTGTTCTTCTTTAGACCCCTGACGCATGTCTTCTCCGTCGCCTCCCGTGAGGAGACCAGGGAGATGAATGGag AGATCTTCGTGGACTATGTGCGTCCTATCGTGTCGGCGGCGTTCTACTTCCTGGGTATCTCTGAGCCCCTACAGGTGCTCACCTGGTACCACTACTGCCTCACCTACAACCACTCCGTCGCCCAGATAGCTGCCTACCTCGATGGCCAGCTCCAGGGCATCATCTCCAGGAATACCACCAG GTGGTTCTCAGAGGCTACAATGGTACTTGGCCAGTACAGCATCAACTACCTCAGCGGGTACACAAAGACTCGAAGCTTCAGCGGACAAGTTACACAGGCTGGTGTATGGGGGCGAACCTTGGCACCAGCAGAGGTGTCTCAGCTTGCATCTTGTGGGTCCGATCCCCCAGGACTCGCCATCCCCTGGAATCACGAGTGGATCCTCAATAACGCCTCCTTCATCGAGGTCCCCGAGTATGAGGTTTGCGAGAAGAAGAGCAAATCATCATATATTAAATTCCTTCCCATGCCATTCGAAAACGCTCGTAAGTTTTGTGCTGGTCTTGGGGGTTATATGCCTGTTCCTCAGTCTCTCGACCACGCCAAAGAGCTGCTGCGAATCATGTTTGATCCGCCTGTGATCAAACTCATCTGGCTGGGGGCCACGGATGAGCTTCAGGAGGGCgtctacataaacacacacactggagagGAACAAAAGTGGTTTAAGTGGGGTAGCAACGATCCCAATGGGCTTAAGTGGCAAAACTGTCTCGCCCTTGATTCGGATTATCTACACGACTATCCTTGCCATATTACCATGGAAGCCATGTGTTTTCTCGAGTCCCAGAGGGAATGGACGCTCAAAGGCCCCTGCGAAGAGGACAAGGCCAACTACAAGTATAGTCTGCTGCATCCGGCGCAAGGTAAGGTGGTGTTTCGGGGTTACTACCAATACGAAATCGTAGAGGAGGATGAATCTTGGACCTGGAGAAACGTAATTGCCAACAAAGTCGTGGCTCGATTACCTTTCCGCGAGGCACGCTGGCCCATGGGGAGGAGAAACTGGACGGTGGTTGACGAAGTCTGTGATAATAATGGAACGCAACTCCTTCAGCTAAGCTCGTGCACAAATCACGATTTCACGTGTAAGGACGGCTCGTGTGTGCCCCGCTTCCAGCGCTGCGACCGTCGTCCAGATTGTCTGGACGGAAGCGACGAGCAGGAGTGTCGCCTGGTTGATCGACCACTCGGCTACCACCACAGTCTTCCACCTCCAAACAGAATTGCTG GAACTCCCTTGCCTGTGGGCCTTAAACTTAAGTTGGTGAGCCTCTCCTTAAGTGACAAGGACAGTTACCTGGATGTCACCTACCACCTGAACCTCACCTGGTGGGACCTACGTATTCGTTTCCAGAATCTCAAGAATGCTTCACGTCTCAATCAG GTTCCCGTGACGGAGTACGACAGCCTGTGGACTCCAACGCTCACTCTGGTCAACGTGAGGGGGACGGAAAGGACGCTGGTGGACAATGAGgccatcctcactatccaccgccAGGGACACCCTCTGCCTGACGACCTGTCTATCCCGGAAGATG TCGACGTATACCTGGGGATGGAGAACCAGCTGAGCGTGGAGCGGAAGTACACTTCGCAGTTCCTGTGTGACCTCAACCTCCACCTGTACCCCTTCGACGAGCAACGCTGCTTCTTGAACCTCGAAGTCCTCTCGGCTGCCACGGACTTCTTGGTGCTGGATACGAACTCGTCTTCAGTCTCCTACGTCGGTGCTGAGCTGCTGATTGAGTACACG GAGGGACGACTTCGAGACGAGGGTGGCCTCAGCGTTGACCGTACTTCTGGTTCTCGCTTCTCTCTTCACTCAG ACATCAACATCACTTCCCAAGACTTCCTACTTCAAGATGGTGGACGTGTGGTTGCTGTTCAGCATCTCCCTCATCTTCTTCGTTATCATCTACCACGTCGTAATCGACTTGGCTCTCGAAGGGAAGCTCGTCGGCTCCTCCTCCAAGCCCCCTTCCCCGGTGAAAGTCGTTCCACTTGGCGTGCATGCAGATAA
- the LOC123768987 gene encoding uncharacterized protein isoform X2, whose translation MSDSTWARSTRISPRTPSTSACIRFKVFFFRPLTHVFSVASREETREMNGEIFVDYVRPIVSAAFYFLGISEPLQVLTWYHYCLTYNHSVAQIAAYLDGQLQGIISRNTTRWFSEATMVLGQYSINYLSGYTKTRSFSGQVTQAGVWGRTLAPAEVSQLASCGSDPPGLAIPWNHEWILNNASFIEVPEYEVCEKKSKSSYIKFLPMPFENARKFCAGLGGYMPVPQSLDHAKELLRIMFDPPVIKLIWLGATDELQEGVYINTHTGEEQKWFKWGSNDPNGLKWQNCLALDSDYLHDYPCHITMEAMCFLESQREWTLKGPCEEDKANYKYSLLHPAQGKVVFRGYYQYEIVEEDESWTWRNVIANKVVARLPFREARWPMGRRNWTVVDEVCDNNGTQLLQLSSCTNHDFTCKDGSCVPRFQRCDRRPDCLDGSDEQECRLVDRPLGYHHSLPPPNRIAGTPLPVGLKLKLVSLSLSDKDSYLDVTYHLNLTWWDLRIRFQNLKNASRLNQVPVTEYDSLWTPTLTLVNVRGTERTLVDNEAILTIHRQGHPLPDDLSIPEDVDVYLGMENQLSVERKYTSQFLCDLNLHLYPFDEQRCFLNLEVLSAATDFLVLDTNSSSVSYVGAELLIEYTVVSVSLRLDNNETLAKAEVDVVLQRRVGYPIISIYVPTVILLILAYLSLIFRRDDFETRVASALTVLLVLASLFTQTSTSLPKTSYFKMVDVWLLFSISLIFFVIIYHVVIDLALEGKLVGSSSKPPSPVKVVPLGVHADKREKLRKTASSSSHSPASLPGWLHSEGGTAQQRNKKLSEKLSTQALVFIPCYFTAFNFVYWMYILT comes from the exons ATGAGTGACTCCACATGGGCTCGGAGTACACGGATTTCCCCTCGAACACCCTCCACCTCCGCCTGCATTAGGTTCAAGGTGTTCTTCTTTAGACCCCTGACGCATGTCTTCTCCGTCGCCTCCCGTGAGGAGACCAGGGAGATGAATGGag AGATCTTCGTGGACTATGTGCGTCCTATCGTGTCGGCGGCGTTCTACTTCCTGGGTATCTCTGAGCCCCTACAGGTGCTCACCTGGTACCACTACTGCCTCACCTACAACCACTCCGTCGCCCAGATAGCTGCCTACCTCGATGGCCAGCTCCAGGGCATCATCTCCAGGAATACCACCAG GTGGTTCTCAGAGGCTACAATGGTACTTGGCCAGTACAGCATCAACTACCTCAGCGGGTACACAAAGACTCGAAGCTTCAGCGGACAAGTTACACAGGCTGGTGTATGGGGGCGAACCTTGGCACCAGCAGAGGTGTCTCAGCTTGCATCTTGTGGGTCCGATCCCCCAGGACTCGCCATCCCCTGGAATCACGAGTGGATCCTCAATAACGCCTCCTTCATCGAGGTCCCCGAGTATGAGGTTTGCGAGAAGAAGAGCAAATCATCATATATTAAATTCCTTCCCATGCCATTCGAAAACGCTCGTAAGTTTTGTGCTGGTCTTGGGGGTTATATGCCTGTTCCTCAGTCTCTCGACCACGCCAAAGAGCTGCTGCGAATCATGTTTGATCCGCCTGTGATCAAACTCATCTGGCTGGGGGCCACGGATGAGCTTCAGGAGGGCgtctacataaacacacacactggagagGAACAAAAGTGGTTTAAGTGGGGTAGCAACGATCCCAATGGGCTTAAGTGGCAAAACTGTCTCGCCCTTGATTCGGATTATCTACACGACTATCCTTGCCATATTACCATGGAAGCCATGTGTTTTCTCGAGTCCCAGAGGGAATGGACGCTCAAAGGCCCCTGCGAAGAGGACAAGGCCAACTACAAGTATAGTCTGCTGCATCCGGCGCAAGGTAAGGTGGTGTTTCGGGGTTACTACCAATACGAAATCGTAGAGGAGGATGAATCTTGGACCTGGAGAAACGTAATTGCCAACAAAGTCGTGGCTCGATTACCTTTCCGCGAGGCACGCTGGCCCATGGGGAGGAGAAACTGGACGGTGGTTGACGAAGTCTGTGATAATAATGGAACGCAACTCCTTCAGCTAAGCTCGTGCACAAATCACGATTTCACGTGTAAGGACGGCTCGTGTGTGCCCCGCTTCCAGCGCTGCGACCGTCGTCCAGATTGTCTGGACGGAAGCGACGAGCAGGAGTGTCGCCTGGTTGATCGACCACTCGGCTACCACCACAGTCTTCCACCTCCAAACAGAATTGCTG GAACTCCCTTGCCTGTGGGCCTTAAACTTAAGTTGGTGAGCCTCTCCTTAAGTGACAAGGACAGTTACCTGGATGTCACCTACCACCTGAACCTCACCTGGTGGGACCTACGTATTCGTTTCCAGAATCTCAAGAATGCTTCACGTCTCAATCAG GTTCCCGTGACGGAGTACGACAGCCTGTGGACTCCAACGCTCACTCTGGTCAACGTGAGGGGGACGGAAAGGACGCTGGTGGACAATGAGgccatcctcactatccaccgccAGGGACACCCTCTGCCTGACGACCTGTCTATCCCGGAAGATG TCGACGTATACCTGGGGATGGAGAACCAGCTGAGCGTGGAGCGGAAGTACACTTCGCAGTTCCTGTGTGACCTCAACCTCCACCTGTACCCCTTCGACGAGCAACGCTGCTTCTTGAACCTCGAAGTCCTCTCGGCTGCCACGGACTTCTTGGTGCTGGATACGAACTCGTCTTCAGTCTCCTACGTCGGTGCTGAGCTGCTGATTGAGTACACG GTTGTGAGTGTATCACTTCGACTTGACAACAACGAGACACTGGCTAAAGCGGAGGTAGATGTGGTACTGCAGCGTCGAGTGGGATATCCTATCATCTCCATCTATGTCCCTACAGTCATCCTCCTCATCCTGGCCTACCTCTCCCTAATCTTCAGGAGGGACGACTTCGAGACGAGGGTGGCCTCAGCGTTGACCGTACTTCTGGTTCTCGCTTCTCTCTTCACTCAG ACATCAACATCACTTCCCAAGACTTCCTACTTCAAGATGGTGGACGTGTGGTTGCTGTTCAGCATCTCCCTCATCTTCTTCGTTATCATCTACCACGTCGTAATCGACTTGGCTCTCGAAGGGAAGCTCGTCGGCTCCTCCTCCAAGCCCCCTTCCCCGGTGAAAGTCGTTCCACTTGGCGTGCATGCAGATAAACGAGAGAAGCTACGCAAGACAGCATCTTCCTCAAGTCATTCCCCTGCTTCTCTACCCGGCTGGTTACACTCCGAAGGCGGAACGGCGCAGCAGAGAAATAAGAAGCTCTCTGAGAAGCTGTCCACACAGGCGCTGGTCTTCATCCCATGCTACTTTACCGCCTTCAATTTCGTCTACTGGATGTATATTTTGACTTGA
- the LOC123768987 gene encoding uncharacterized protein isoform X1: MAYIYGEELAKLDTLNFTPVLNVTIFTKYLLTQGTNRPQDQHQPTNPKIAVTMPHKSLAEFLQINNIETTWILILGVSVLVARCECLRVLTLQEDGVMSDSTWARSTRISPRTPSTSACIRFKVFFFRPLTHVFSVASREETREMNGEIFVDYVRPIVSAAFYFLGISEPLQVLTWYHYCLTYNHSVAQIAAYLDGQLQGIISRNTTRWFSEATMVLGQYSINYLSGYTKTRSFSGQVTQAGVWGRTLAPAEVSQLASCGSDPPGLAIPWNHEWILNNASFIEVPEYEVCEKKSKSSYIKFLPMPFENARKFCAGLGGYMPVPQSLDHAKELLRIMFDPPVIKLIWLGATDELQEGVYINTHTGEEQKWFKWGSNDPNGLKWQNCLALDSDYLHDYPCHITMEAMCFLESQREWTLKGPCEEDKANYKYSLLHPAQGKVVFRGYYQYEIVEEDESWTWRNVIANKVVARLPFREARWPMGRRNWTVVDEVCDNNGTQLLQLSSCTNHDFTCKDGSCVPRFQRCDRRPDCLDGSDEQECRLVDRPLGYHHSLPPPNRIAGTPLPVGLKLKLVSLSLSDKDSYLDVTYHLNLTWWDLRIRFQNLKNASRLNQVPVTEYDSLWTPTLTLVNVRGTERTLVDNEAILTIHRQGHPLPDDLSIPEDVDVYLGMENQLSVERKYTSQFLCDLNLHLYPFDEQRCFLNLEVLSAATDFLVLDTNSSSVSYVGAELLIEYTVVSVSLRLDNNETLAKAEVDVVLQRRVGYPIISIYVPTVILLILAYLSLIFRRDDFETRVASALTVLLVLASLFTQTSTSLPKTSYFKMVDVWLLFSISLIFFVIIYHVVIDLALEGKLVGSSSKPPSPVKVVPLGVHADKREKLRKTASSSSHSPASLPGWLHSEGGTAQQRNKKLSEKLSTQALVFIPCYFTAFNFVYWMYILT, from the exons atggcatatatatatggcGAGGAGCTCGCTAAACTCGACACTCTGAATTTTACTCCTGTCTTGAACGTTACTATCTTTACTAAGTATTTACTAACACAGGGGACTAATAGGCCTCAAGACCAACATCAACCTACAAACCCTAAAATCGCAGTAACTATGCCACACAAATCGCTTGCTGAATTTCTTCAAATAAATAACATAGAGACGACTTGGATTCTTATTTTAG GTGTGAGTGTATTGGTGGCGAGGTGTGAGTGTCTGAGGGTCTTGACGCTGCAGGAGGACGGCGTTATGAGTGACTCCACATGGGCTCGGAGTACACGGATTTCCCCTCGAACACCCTCCACCTCCGCCTGCATTAGGTTCAAGGTGTTCTTCTTTAGACCCCTGACGCATGTCTTCTCCGTCGCCTCCCGTGAGGAGACCAGGGAGATGAATGGag AGATCTTCGTGGACTATGTGCGTCCTATCGTGTCGGCGGCGTTCTACTTCCTGGGTATCTCTGAGCCCCTACAGGTGCTCACCTGGTACCACTACTGCCTCACCTACAACCACTCCGTCGCCCAGATAGCTGCCTACCTCGATGGCCAGCTCCAGGGCATCATCTCCAGGAATACCACCAG GTGGTTCTCAGAGGCTACAATGGTACTTGGCCAGTACAGCATCAACTACCTCAGCGGGTACACAAAGACTCGAAGCTTCAGCGGACAAGTTACACAGGCTGGTGTATGGGGGCGAACCTTGGCACCAGCAGAGGTGTCTCAGCTTGCATCTTGTGGGTCCGATCCCCCAGGACTCGCCATCCCCTGGAATCACGAGTGGATCCTCAATAACGCCTCCTTCATCGAGGTCCCCGAGTATGAGGTTTGCGAGAAGAAGAGCAAATCATCATATATTAAATTCCTTCCCATGCCATTCGAAAACGCTCGTAAGTTTTGTGCTGGTCTTGGGGGTTATATGCCTGTTCCTCAGTCTCTCGACCACGCCAAAGAGCTGCTGCGAATCATGTTTGATCCGCCTGTGATCAAACTCATCTGGCTGGGGGCCACGGATGAGCTTCAGGAGGGCgtctacataaacacacacactggagagGAACAAAAGTGGTTTAAGTGGGGTAGCAACGATCCCAATGGGCTTAAGTGGCAAAACTGTCTCGCCCTTGATTCGGATTATCTACACGACTATCCTTGCCATATTACCATGGAAGCCATGTGTTTTCTCGAGTCCCAGAGGGAATGGACGCTCAAAGGCCCCTGCGAAGAGGACAAGGCCAACTACAAGTATAGTCTGCTGCATCCGGCGCAAGGTAAGGTGGTGTTTCGGGGTTACTACCAATACGAAATCGTAGAGGAGGATGAATCTTGGACCTGGAGAAACGTAATTGCCAACAAAGTCGTGGCTCGATTACCTTTCCGCGAGGCACGCTGGCCCATGGGGAGGAGAAACTGGACGGTGGTTGACGAAGTCTGTGATAATAATGGAACGCAACTCCTTCAGCTAAGCTCGTGCACAAATCACGATTTCACGTGTAAGGACGGCTCGTGTGTGCCCCGCTTCCAGCGCTGCGACCGTCGTCCAGATTGTCTGGACGGAAGCGACGAGCAGGAGTGTCGCCTGGTTGATCGACCACTCGGCTACCACCACAGTCTTCCACCTCCAAACAGAATTGCTG GAACTCCCTTGCCTGTGGGCCTTAAACTTAAGTTGGTGAGCCTCTCCTTAAGTGACAAGGACAGTTACCTGGATGTCACCTACCACCTGAACCTCACCTGGTGGGACCTACGTATTCGTTTCCAGAATCTCAAGAATGCTTCACGTCTCAATCAG GTTCCCGTGACGGAGTACGACAGCCTGTGGACTCCAACGCTCACTCTGGTCAACGTGAGGGGGACGGAAAGGACGCTGGTGGACAATGAGgccatcctcactatccaccgccAGGGACACCCTCTGCCTGACGACCTGTCTATCCCGGAAGATG TCGACGTATACCTGGGGATGGAGAACCAGCTGAGCGTGGAGCGGAAGTACACTTCGCAGTTCCTGTGTGACCTCAACCTCCACCTGTACCCCTTCGACGAGCAACGCTGCTTCTTGAACCTCGAAGTCCTCTCGGCTGCCACGGACTTCTTGGTGCTGGATACGAACTCGTCTTCAGTCTCCTACGTCGGTGCTGAGCTGCTGATTGAGTACACG GTTGTGAGTGTATCACTTCGACTTGACAACAACGAGACACTGGCTAAAGCGGAGGTAGATGTGGTACTGCAGCGTCGAGTGGGATATCCTATCATCTCCATCTATGTCCCTACAGTCATCCTCCTCATCCTGGCCTACCTCTCCCTAATCTTCAGGAGGGACGACTTCGAGACGAGGGTGGCCTCAGCGTTGACCGTACTTCTGGTTCTCGCTTCTCTCTTCACTCAG ACATCAACATCACTTCCCAAGACTTCCTACTTCAAGATGGTGGACGTGTGGTTGCTGTTCAGCATCTCCCTCATCTTCTTCGTTATCATCTACCACGTCGTAATCGACTTGGCTCTCGAAGGGAAGCTCGTCGGCTCCTCCTCCAAGCCCCCTTCCCCGGTGAAAGTCGTTCCACTTGGCGTGCATGCAGATAAACGAGAGAAGCTACGCAAGACAGCATCTTCCTCAAGTCATTCCCCTGCTTCTCTACCCGGCTGGTTACACTCCGAAGGCGGAACGGCGCAGCAGAGAAATAAGAAGCTCTCTGAGAAGCTGTCCACACAGGCGCTGGTCTTCATCCCATGCTACTTTACCGCCTTCAATTTCGTCTACTGGATGTATATTTTGACTTGA